The Triticum aestivum cultivar Chinese Spring unplaced genomic scaffold, IWGSC CS RefSeq v2.1 scaffold324036, whole genome shotgun sequence genome includes the window ATATATATTGCAGCTTCTGTTCGAGATGGTGACGAGGAGGTGCATTGGTTTCGATTCCACCAAGTCAAGACAACTGAGGGACAAGTTCGATGCGCTTTTCTCAGGCTTGTTCTCCTTTCCAATATATTTCCCAGGGACACCATTTTACCGATGCATGCAGGTCCGTATACAAATTGTTTGTTTGCAAGATCTCAACTGCTCAATTATATTTTGAGTTTTGATTGAGAAACCTGGATTAAAATGCCCTACTCTACTTGTATAGCCTTCAATTAAGAGATACTTTAATTAATAATATGCTTGCGCGTTTAGGCCAGGAAAAATGTGCAGAAGATACTACGGGATACGTTGGCGGAGAGGTTAAGTACACCAGGGAAGAAACATGGCGACCTCCTTGACGTAATTGTCCAAGAGCTGCAGGGTGAAGGGCCATTAATAAGTGAGAGTTTTGCTGTTGATTTGGTCTCCACGTTGTTGTTCTCCAGCGTCTTCACGTTATCAGGAATAATCGCTGTAGCATTCAAATCACTCCATGACAACCCGGACGTTGTCCATGCCCTCCAGGTTGGTTGTATTAATTATGTCATActttatatatatactagtagtatTATCAAGATTTTAGTTGTATTACTCATGCTTGTAGACCCACGACATATATAATGAAACACAATGATCGAGTAGAAAGATAAGATCCTCAAGACAAGCAAAACAGTAACATCTTGAAACTTGCACTTCATCACACAGAAAGAGAACCCAGCTATGCTCAAGGATCGAAAGGGTGGGTGCTCTGGGCTCACATGGGAGGAGTACAAGTCATTAACATTCACTAATCAGGTAAACATTCAAAAGCATTGAACATAACTGGATTCATCGCTGGTACTCCATTCCCTCTACTCGGGTTTAATTTATATACTACTCTCttggttcctaaatataagaccttttagggatttcaatatggactacatacggagaaaaatgagtgaatctacactctaaaatatatttaTATGCAACTATATATAGTCTCTGCACGCATCACAACTGGATTCGTCACCAGTACCGGTAGTTTCTAAGTCTGACTAAATTTTCCTTTTCAACTGAAGGTGACCAATGAGATTATTCGAATAAGCAATGCCGTAGTTGGAATATTCAGAAGAACTCTCACCGATGTACAAGTCAACGGTGAACACTCATAAACATTAACGCAATATAGTAATTTTTTTGTTCACTAACAAAGCAGTAGAGTTGTATAGAAATGTGTTGATTCGTTCTTCCCGCAGGCTACACAATTCCAGCCGGGTGGCAGGTCATTGTGAACCCCATGGCAGTTCATCTCAACGAAGAATTGTTCGAAGACCCACTGAAATTTAACCCATGGAGGTGGCT containing:
- the LOC123177375 gene encoding cytochrome P450 87A3 translates to ILQLLFEMVTRRCIGFDSTKSRQLRDKFDALFSGLFSFPIYFPGTPFYRCMQARKNVQKILRDTLAERLSTPGKKHGDLLDVIVQELQGEGPLISESFAVDLVSTLLFSSVFTLSGIIAVAFKSLHDNPDVVHALQKENPAMLKDRKGGCSGLTWEEYKSLTFTNQVTNEIIRISNAVVGIFRRTLTDVQVNGYTIPAGWQVIVNPMAVHLNEELFEDPLKFNPWRWLDESKRSTMLKNFLPFGAGIRACPAAEFVKLFVTLTLHILVMEYRWEEIKGADAFRSADVMFPLGYHIRLRTQDDKIN